The nucleotide sequence CGAGGTTCGTCCGCAGGAGTCCCCGGCCGTACTCGCGCCAGCCGTCGTGTCGGGAGTCGTAGAACGTCCAGCGGTTGTTCACGCCGTACTGGAGGATGATCGTCGTCTCGATGGAGAGGACCGCCGCGATCAGATACTGGACGTTCCCCCACTCGACGAGCGTGCCGAGCAGGGCCGTCTGGAAGCCGGCCGCGGCGGCACCGACGACGAAAAACCGGCGGATCTGTGGGGCCTCCGGACCGACCAGGATCGCCCGCAAGAAGCGCCTGAGCATCGTCAGCGATAGCCGAGGGCTTCGAGTCGTGTCTCGATGCCCTCGTCGACGCCGGCCGCGGAGTCGTCGCGGTCGACCTCCTCCAGCATCGTCACGTGGTCGAGGACGGCCTCGCGGAGTCGGTCGCGAGCGGCGACGGCCGACGGGTCGTCGTCGTCCGCCAGGTCGGTTCGTTGCACGGGATCCGACCGGCGGTCGTAGAGCTCCTCCGCACCCGTCTCGGCGTTCCGGATGTAGACCCAGTCGGCGTCGCGGGCGCTCACCAGCAGGTCCCCCTCGTCGAGCGACCGGGGGATCGGTTGCTGGGTGACGTCCTCGCCGCGGACGGTGACCGTTACCACGGGGTCGTCCGGCGGTGCGACGTCGTCCCGGATCGTCGGAAGGAGACTCTCACCGACCCACTCCGGCGCGGGGTCGACCCCGAGCAGGTCACAGACCGTCGGTGGAACGGCGTCGAGGCCGA is from Haloplanus salinarum and encodes:
- a CDS encoding GtrA family protein — protein: MLRRFLRAILVGPEAPQIRRFFVVGAAAAGFQTALLGTLVEWGNVQYLIAAVLSIETTIILQYGVNNRWTFYDSRHDGWREYGRGLLRTNLVRGSAIPIQVGVLYALVSAVTIPYLVANGVGIVVSGVYRYVLDSRWTWQG